The genomic DNA ACTTTAGGATCAAGATTACAGATAACTAAATCTGAATTTAATACTTGAAAACCTGAAATAAACTTTTGAAAATCACCTGCTGTAATTTTATCTTGTCCTGAAATTGAGATAGAAACAGATTCGTTATCTACATCTTCAATTTGACGCTTAAAACGCATTTGTTTTAAGTTCAAAATTATTTCTGTAACATCTTCAACTACACCAGCTACAGTTGAGAATTCGTGATCTACGCCTTCTATTCTAATTGATGTAATTGCAAAACCTTCTAAAGAAGATAATAAAACTCTTCTAAGAGCATTTCCTACTGTTAAACCATAACCTGGTTCTAATGGTCTGAATTCGAACTTACCTTCAAAATCAGTAGAATCAATCATGATTACTTTATCAGGCTTCTGAAAATTAAATACTGCCATATTGTTGTTCTTCGTTTTAATTGTTATTTAGTTGCGCGATTTAAAAGTTTGAAGAAGGCTAATAAATCCTTTGGCTAAATACCAATGTGATTAATATATTATTTAGAGTATAATTCTACGATGAATTGCTCGTTGATGTTTTCTGGAATTTGAATTCTAGCAGGCACAGATACATAAGTTCCTTGCTTTGTTTCTGTGTTCCAAGTAATCCACTCAAATACATTACTTGAGTTAGATAATGACCTTTCAATAGCTTCAAGAGATTTAGATTTTTCTCTTACTGCTACAACATCACCAGCTTTTAATTGGTAAGAAGGTACGTTTACCAACTCACCATTTACTGTAATATGTCTATGTGATACTAATTGTCTAGCTGCGCTTCTTGTAGGAGCGATTCCCATTCTAAATACAACGTTGTCTAATCTAGACTCACATAGTTGTAATAAAACTTCACCTGTAATTCCTGGTGCTGCTGTAGCTCTTTTAAACATATTTCTGAATTGCTTTTCTAATATACCATAAGTATATTTAGCTTTTTGCTTTTCCATTAACTGGATTGCATATTCAGATTTTTTTCCACGACGACGGTTATTTCCGTGTTGTCCTGGTGGGTAATTTCTTTTTTCGAAAGCTTTATCATCTCCGAATATAGCTTCGCCAAATTTACGAGCTATTTTAGTTTTAGGACCAGTATATCTTGCCATTTTAAATTGTTTTTTTGAGAGTGATTGTGAATTAAGGTCTAAATCTTATCCTTCGACAATCGTAGTTCCCTCATTAATACTTGATTATTATTTTTCAGTTTGCAAATTTATACAAAAAAAATAACATCAGCTATGTTATATAGCTGATATTATTTTTAATAAGTTGTATAAATTATACTCTTCTACGTTTTGGAGGACGACATCCATTGTGTGGTAATGGAGTAACATCAATAATTTCTGTTACTTCGATTCCTGCGTTATGGATTGAACGGATAGCAGATTCTCTACCATTTCCTGGACCTTTAACATAAACTTTTACTTTTTTTAATCCAGCTTCTTTAGCTACTGCAGAAGCATCTTCTGCACATAATTGAGCTGCATAAGGAGTGTTCTTTTTAGAACCTCTAAATCCCATTTTACCAGCAGAAGACCATGAAATAACGTCTCCTTTTTTGTTTGTTAATGAGATAATGATGTTGTTGAAAGATGCTGTAATGTGCGCTTCTCCAACTGACTCAACTATAACTTTACGTTTTTTAGTTGATTTTGTATTTGTCTTTGCCATATTTCTATAGTTCTAAGTAATTAGTGTATAGTCGCTAGAATCCTAAACTATTATCATTTCAAACAGATTCTTTCCAACGTCTAAATACTAAAGACTAAATAAATAAATTATTTTTTAGCTTGCCTTCTTTTTGTTAGCAACCGTTTTTCTTCTACCTTTTCTAGTTCTAGAGTTGTTTTTAGTACGTTGACCTCTTAAAGGTAAACCAGCTCTATGACGTATACCTCTGTAACATCCAATATCCATTAATCGCTTAATGTTTAATTGTGTTTCAGAACGTAATTCACCTTCAATTGTAAAAGTTCCAACAGTCTCACGGATTGCTCCAATTTGATCATCTGTCCAATCTTGTACTTTGATGCTTTCGTCTACTTTAGCCGTTGCTAAAATCTCTTGTGCTCTACTTCTACCTACTCCGTAGATATAAGTTAATGCAATAACTCCTCTTTTGTTTTTTGGTATGTCTACACCTGCAATTCTTGCCATAATTACCCTTGTCTTTGTTTGAATCTAGGATTCTTTTTGTTAATGACGTAAAGTCTGCCTTTTCTGCGCACGATTTTGCAATCTGCACTTCTTTTTTTAACTGATGCTCTTACTTTCATCTCTGTTAGTATCTATAAGTTATTCGAGCCTTAGTTAAATCATAAGGACTCATTTCTAATTTTACTTTATCTCCTGGTAGTAACTTAATGTAATGCATACGCATTTTACCAGATATGTGTGCTGTCACAATGTGACCATTTTCTAGTTCTACACGAAACATAGCATTTGATAATGCTTCTATAATTGTTCCGTCTTGTTCTATTGCTGCTTGTTTTGCCATATATATTTTTTTTTAGAAACAGTAGTACAAATACCTTGCCTAACTTATTTTCTAAAGTTTTACATTAAGCTACTGCTTTTCTATTTTTACCAGTTTTCATCAAGCCATCATAGTGTCTATTTAACAAGTAAGAATTTACTTGTTGCATAGTATCAATTGCAACTCCAACCATAATAAGTAATGATGTACCACCGAAAAATAATGCCCATCCAGATTGTACTCCCATTAATTTAAACACAAATGCTGGAAAAACAGCTATTAATGCTAAAAATATTGAACCTGGTAATGTAATTTGAGACATTATTTTATCTAGATATTCTGAAGTTTCAGATCCTGGTCTAATTCCAGGAATAAAACCTCCACTACGTTTAAGATCGTCTGCCATTTTATTTGTTGGTACTGTAATAGCAGTATAAAAATAAGTAAATATTATAATTAATAAACCAAATACTATATTGTACCATAAACCAAACATATCTGAGAAATTAGCTTGCATCCAAAGTCCTGCTGAAGTATCTTTTAATAAAGATGAACCTCCAATTAATCCAGGAACAAACATAATTGCTTGAGCAAATATAATAGGCATAACTCCAGAAGCATTAAGCTTTAAAGGAATAAATTGTCTTGCTCCACCAAAAACATTTTTTTCGTATCCACCTGTAGCTGATCTTCTAGCATATTGTACTGCTATTTTTCTAACAGCCATAACTAACAGAATAGATGCTGCAATAATTGCAAACCAAATTACGATTTCAAATAAAATCATCATTACATTATTTCCTGTATCCAATCTAGATACAGCATTTTGTAAAAATGATTTAGGCAATGTAGCTATAATACCTACCATAATTAATAATGATATACCATTACCAATACCTTTATCTGTAATCTTTTCTCCTAACCACATTGCAAAAATACAACCAGTTACTAAAATCACTATTGATGAGAAATAGAAAACGCCACCTTGACCTAGTAAAAATGCTGAATCAGGAATACCAAACATTGGACCTAAACTTGCCAAATAACCTGGTGCTTGAACTAAACAAATAGCAATAGTTAACCAACGAGTTATTTGAGTAATTTTCTTTTGCCCGCTTGCTCCTTCTTTTTGTAATTTTTGTAAGTAAGGAATTGCAATACCCATTAATTGTACAACAATTGATGCAGATATGTATGGCATAATACCTAATGCAAAAACTGATGCATTAGCAAATGCTCCACCAGTAAATGCATTTAAAACACCTAAGATACCTTGACCTGTTGCATCTTGTAAGTTAGCTAACTGAGTAGCATCTATACCTGGTAATACAACTTGTGCTCCAAAACGATAAACTAATAATAAACCTAATGTAAATATGATTCGGTTTCTTAGTTCCTCTATTTTCCAAACATTTTTTAACGTTTCTATAAATTTCATATTCTTTAGTTGGTCTTATAAAGTTGCTGCTTCTCCTCCTGCTGCTTCGATAGCGGCTTTTGCAGTAGCAGTAAATTTATGTGCAGTTACATTTAATTTTGCTTTTAACTCTCCTCTTCCTAAGATTTTAACTAGTTCATTTTTACCAGCTAAACCTAAAGAAACGATAGTTTCTAAATCTAATGTATCTTTAATTTTATTATCATCAACTAATTGCTGTATAGTATCCAAGTTAATGCCTTGGTGCTCTTTACGGTTGATGTTTGTAAAACCAAATTTAGGTACACGTCTTTGAAGAGGCATTTGTCCACCTTCAAAACCAACTTTTTTAGAATATCCTGAACGAGATTTAGCTCCTTTGTGACCACGAGTTGCAGTACCACCTTTTCCAGAACCTTGTCCACGTCCAATTCTTTTTCCTTGATTTTTTACTGAACCTTCTGCAGGTTTTAAATTACTTAAATTCATTTTTCAGTATGTTGTTATTTAGTTTCTTCTACAGAAACTAAGTGATTAACTTTTCTAATCATTCCTAATATATTAGGAGTGTCTTCGTGCTCAATAGTTTGACCAACCTTTTTTAATCCTAAAGCTAATAATGTTAACTTTTGTCTTTTTGTACGGTTGATTGCGCTCTTAACTTTTGTTACTTTTATTTTTGCCATTTCTGTAAATATTAACCGTTAAAAACTTTCTCTAATGAAATTCCTCTCTCACGAGCAATAGCTTCTGCACTTCTTAATTGCAATAATGCATCAAAAGTTGCTTTAACTACGTTATGTGGGTTTGATGATCCTTGAGATTTAGATAATACATCATGTACTCCTACTGCTTCTAAAACTGTTCTTACAGCTCCACCAGCAATTACTCCTGTACCAGGAGCTGCAGGAATGATGTTTACTCTTGCTCCACCAAATTTACCTTTTTGTTCGTGTGGTAAAGTTCCTTTAATGATAGGAATACGAACTAAGTTCTTTTTAGCATCTTCAATAGCTTTTGCAATTGCACTAGCTACATCTTTAGATTTTCCTAAACCGTGTCCTACTACACCTGCTTCATCACCAACCACTACGATTGCTGAAAAACCAAATGCTCTACCACCTTTTGTTACTTTAGTAACTCTTTGTACACCAACTAAACGATCTTTAAGATCTAATCCACTTGGTTTTACTAACTCTGCGCTTTTGTATTTTTGATACATAATTTCTTAGAATTTAAGTCCTGCTTCTCTAGCTCCTTCAGCTAATGATTTTACTCTACCATGATATAAATATCCACCTCTATCAAAAGAAATAGTATCTATTCCAGCTTTAATTGCTTTTTCGGCAACTGACTTACCTACTAATGTAGCTACTTCACTTTTATTACCTTTTGCAGAACTAATGTCTTTATCTCTAGAAGAAGCTGCTACTAAAGTTTTACCAGTAACATCATCAACAATTTGAGCATAAATTTCTTTATTACTTCTATAAACAGCTAATCGCGGTCTTGCTCCTGTACCAGAAACAACCTTACGGATTCTGCTTTTTATTCTTAGTCTTCTTTCGTTTTTTGTTAACGCCATAACTTAATTATTATGCTGATTTACCAGCTTTTCTTCTTAGTATTTCACCTACAAACTTGATACCTTTTCCTTTGTAAGGTTCTGGTTTTCTAAATCCACGAATTTTCGCAGCTACTTGTCCAACTAATTGTTTGTCATGTGATGTTAACTTAATGATTGGATTTTTACCTTTATCTGAAACCGTTTCCACTTTCACTTCTGGTGCAATACTCATAACAATGTTATGAGAAAAACCTAAAGCTAACTCTAATTTGTTACCTTGGTTACTTGCTCTATATCCTACTCCTACTAGCTCAAGCTCTTTAGTCCATCCTTTAGATACACCTTCAATCATATTGCTTACAAGTGATCTGTATAAACCGTGCTTTGCTTTACTTTCTTTATTATCTGAAGGACGAGAAACTATTACATTTCCTTCTTCAACTTTTACATCTACAGTGTCAAAAGGTTGAGTTAATTCTCCTAATTTCCCTTTTGCTGTGATTACGTTATCTTTTACTTCTACAGTAACTCCTTCTGGAATTGCCACTGGATTATTTCCTATTCTTGACATCTCTTTCTTGTTTTATAGATTAGTAAACGTAACATAAAACTTCACCACCAACATTCTCACGTTGAGCTTGCTTACCAGTCATTACTCCATGTGAAGTAGAAACGATAGCTATACCCAAACCGTTTAAGATTCTTGGTAATTCTGTTGAACTAGAGTATTTACGTAAACCAGGTTTACTGATTCGTTGTAATTTTCTAATTACTGGTTCTTTTGTTTCTTTATTGTACTTAAGGGCAATTTTAATTGTTCCCTGTACAGAAGAATCATCGAATTTATAACTTAAAATATATCCTTGATCGAATAATATTTTTGTTATATCCTTTTTTAAATTTGATGCAGGTATTTCAACTACTCTGTGATTAGCACGCACTGCGTTTCTAATTCTAGTAAGAAAATCTGCAATTGGATCTGTATACATATGTATTAATTTGCGGACTTGGTTTTCACACTATTGTGAACCTTAGACCAATTTATAATTTACCAACTTGCTTTTTTAACACCAGGTATTAAACCTTGGTTAGCCATTTCTCTAAACATAACACGAGAAATTCCAAATGTACGCATGTAACCTTTTGGTCTTCCTGTTAATTTACATCTATTGTGCTGACGAATTGGAGAGGCATTTTTTGGTAACTTTTGTAATGCTTCATAATCTCCAGCTTCTTTTAAAGCCTTACGTTTTTCAGCATATTTAGCTACTGTTTTAGCTCTTTTCACCTCGCGGGCTTTCATTGATTCTTTAGCCATAACTTAGTTTTTTTGAAAAGGTAATCCTAATTCAGTTAATAATGATTTTGCTTCTTTATCTGTTTCAGCAGAAGTTACAAATGTAATATCCATTCCTGAAATTTTATTGATTTTATCAATATCTATTTCTGGAAAGATAATTTGCTCAGTAATTCCTAAATTGTAATTACCTCTTCCATCAAAACCTTTAGCTTTAATACCACTGAAGTCTCTAACACGTGGTAATGCTGAAGTTACTAAACGGTCTAAAAATTCGTACATTCTTTCTCCTCTTAACGTAACCATTGCTCCAATTGGCATTCCTTTACGTAATTTGAAAGTTGCAACATCTTTTTTAGATAACGTTGCTATAGCTTTTTGTCCAGTTATAGTTGTTAATTCGTCTACTGCGTAGTCTACTAACTTTTTATCTGCAACTGCAGCACCAACACCTCTAGATACAACGATCTTTTTAAGTTTAGGTACTTGCATTACATTACTGTAACCAAATTCTTCTGTAAGAGCTGCAATTACTCTGCTTTTATACTCTTCTTTAAGTCTAGGTGAATATGCCATAACTATATTACTTCGTTTGATTTTTTTGAAAATCTTACTTTCTTTCCATCTTCCATTCTATATCCAACTCTTGTTGTTTCTCCTTTAGAAGTTAACAATGATAAATTTGATATTTGAATTGGAGCTTCTTTCTCTACGATTCCTCCTTGTGGGCTTTGTGCACTTGGTTTAGTATGTTTCTTAACCATGTTTACACCCTCAACGATCGCTTTGTTCTTACCAGATAATACTTTTTGTACTTTCCCTTCAGATCCTTTGTGATCTCCAGCAATTACTTTTACAGTATCTCCAGATTTTATTTTAAGCTTTGTCATCTTATTGTTTTTTTTACAATGGAGTAAACCTCCTTTGTTATAGCACTTCTGGTGCTAATGATACAATTTTCATGAATTGTTTATCACGAAGTTCTCTCGCAACCGGTCCAAAAACACGTGTTCCTCTCATTTCTCCTGTTGGATTTAAAAGTACACATGCGTTATCATCAAATCTTATATAAGATCCATCTGGACGTCTTACTTCTTTTTTAGTACGAACAACAACTGCGGTAGAAACTGCTTTTTTCTTAATGTTTCCATTAGGAGTTGCATCTTTAACAGAAACAACAACTTTATCTCCTACAGAAGCGTATCTTCTTTTAGTTCCTCCTAATACACGGATAACTAAAACTTCCTTTGCACCAGTATTATCTGCTACTTTTATTCTTGATTCTTGTTGTACCATAATTACTTCGCTCTTTCAATTATTTCAACTAATCTCCAACATTTTGATTTAGATAAAGGTCTTGTTTCCATGATCTTTACTGTATCTCCAATGTTACAGTCGTTTGTTTCGTCGTGTGCTACGTATTTTTTCGTTTTTAAAACGAATTTTCCGTACATAGGATGTTTAACTTTCTTTACTTCGGCAACAACGATTGATTTCATCATTTTGTTACTAGTAACTACTCCTATACGTTCTTTTCTTAAGTTTCTTTTTTCCATCTTTCAGCAGAATTATTGTAATTCTCTTTTAGTTAATTCCGTTGCCAATCTAGCTACATCTCTTCTTACAGATCGTAATTGAATTGGGTTATCTAAAGGAGATATTGCATGTGCCATTTTTAGGTCTGAATAACTCTTTTTTGTCTCACTAAGTTTCTCTTGTAACTCAGCTACAGATAATTCTTTAATTTCTGATTGTTTCATAATATCAAATAAATTATGCTTCGTAATCTCTAGCGATTAAAAACTTAGTTTTTACAGGTAACTTTTGTGCTGCTAAACGTAATGCTTCTTTTGCAACGTCTAGAGGTACTCCCCCTATTTCAAAAAGTACTCTACCTGGCTTTACAACTGCTGCCCAATATTCTACGGCACCTTTACCTTTACCCATACGTACTTCTAGAGGTTTCTTTGTAATAGGCTTGTCTGGAAATATTTTAATCCAAAGTTGCCCTTCTCTTTTCATGTAACGTGTAGCGGCAATACGTGCTGCTTCTATTTGACGCGAAGTTAAAAAGTTCGAGTCTAGTGATTTTATTCCAAAAGTTCCGTTTGAAAGTTGGTGCCCTCTTCCGGCATTTCCTTTCATACGTCCTTTTTGTTGTTTACGAAATTTTGTTCTTTTAGGCTGTAACATTTTTCTTGTTCTTTAAAAAATTACTTTCTACGACGAGATTGATTTTTATTATCTCTTCCGCCTCTTCCACCTTTTCCTTGCTTCTTAGATAATCCAACAAGCGGAGAAAGTTCTCTTTTACCATATACTTCACCTTTCATGATCCATACTTTAACACCTAATCTACCATAAGTAGTATGTGCCTCAACTAAAGCATAGTCAATATCGGCTCTAAAAGTTGATAAAGGAATACGTCCTTCTTTATAGTGTTCTGAACGTGCCATTTCTGCACCGTTTAAACGACCACTAATTTGGATTTTAATTCCTTCAGCATTCATACGCATTGTTGCAGCAATAGCCATCTTAATTGCACGTCTATATGAAATTCTATTTTCAATTTGACGAGCGATACTTGTTCCTACTAAAAATGCATCTAATTCAGGTCTCTTTATTTCAAAGATATTGATCTGAACTTCTTTACCAGTAATTTTCTTAAGCTCTTCTTTTAACTTGTCTACCTCTTGTCCTCCTTTACCAATTATAATACCTGGTCTAGCAGTAGTGATAGTAACGGTTACAAGCTTTAAAGTTCTTTCGATTATTACTCTACTTACACTAGCTTTAGATAAACGCGCGTGAACGTATTTTCTAATCTTATCGTCTTCGGCAAGTTTATCACCATAATCGTTTCCTCCGTACCAGTTAGATTCCCATCCTCTGATAATTCCTAAGCGATTCCCGATTGGATTTGTTTTCTGTCCCATATCTATCTTAGCTTTGTGTATTATTGTTAGCTCCAACTACGATTGTTACGTGGTTAGAACGTTTTCTTATTCTGTGTGCACGACCTTGAGGTGCTGGACGTAATCTTTTTAACATTGCGCCTCCGTCTACTCTAATCTCTTTAACAAATAATTCTGCTTCTTCAATTGAAGCATCCTCGTTTTTAGCTTGCCAGTTTGCAATTGCAGATACTAACAATTTCTCTAAACGATTAGAAGCTTCTTTTTGAGAAAACTTTAAAATGTTAAGTGCTTTTTCTACGCGTTCACCTCTTACTAAATCGGCTACTAAACGCATTTTTCTTGGTGA from Lacinutrix sp. 5H-3-7-4 includes the following:
- the rpsD gene encoding 30S ribosomal protein S4 — translated: MARYTGPKTKIARKFGEAIFGDDKAFEKRNYPPGQHGNNRRRGKKSEYAIQLMEKQKAKYTYGILEKQFRNMFKRATAAPGITGEVLLQLCESRLDNVVFRMGIAPTRSAARQLVSHRHITVNGELVNVPSYQLKAGDVVAVREKSKSLEAIERSLSNSSNVFEWITWNTETKQGTYVSVPARIQIPENINEQFIVELYSK
- the rpsK gene encoding 30S ribosomal protein S11, which codes for MAKTNTKSTKKRKVIVESVGEAHITASFNNIIISLTNKKGDVISWSSAGKMGFRGSKKNTPYAAQLCAEDASAVAKEAGLKKVKVYVKGPGNGRESAIRSIHNAGIEVTEIIDVTPLPHNGCRPPKRRRV
- the rpsM gene encoding 30S ribosomal protein S13 codes for the protein MARIAGVDIPKNKRGVIALTYIYGVGRSRAQEILATAKVDESIKVQDWTDDQIGAIRETVGTFTIEGELRSETQLNIKRLMDIGCYRGIRHRAGLPLRGQRTKNNSRTRKGRRKTVANKKKAS
- the ykgO gene encoding type B 50S ribosomal protein L36, producing the protein MKVRASVKKRSADCKIVRRKGRLYVINKKNPRFKQRQG
- the infA gene encoding translation initiation factor IF-1, with product MAKQAAIEQDGTIIEALSNAMFRVELENGHIVTAHISGKMRMHYIKLLPGDKVKLEMSPYDLTKARITYRY
- the secY gene encoding preprotein translocase subunit SecY, whose amino-acid sequence is MKFIETLKNVWKIEELRNRIIFTLGLLLVYRFGAQVVLPGIDATQLANLQDATGQGILGVLNAFTGGAFANASVFALGIMPYISASIVVQLMGIAIPYLQKLQKEGASGQKKITQITRWLTIAICLVQAPGYLASLGPMFGIPDSAFLLGQGGVFYFSSIVILVTGCIFAMWLGEKITDKGIGNGISLLIMVGIIATLPKSFLQNAVSRLDTGNNVMMILFEIVIWFAIIAASILLVMAVRKIAVQYARRSATGGYEKNVFGGARQFIPLKLNASGVMPIIFAQAIMFVPGLIGGSSLLKDTSAGLWMQANFSDMFGLWYNIVFGLLIIIFTYFYTAITVPTNKMADDLKRSGGFIPGIRPGSETSEYLDKIMSQITLPGSIFLALIAVFPAFVFKLMGVQSGWALFFGGTSLLIMVGVAIDTMQQVNSYLLNRHYDGLMKTGKNRKAVA
- the rplO gene encoding 50S ribosomal protein L15 — protein: MNLSNLKPAEGSVKNQGKRIGRGQGSGKGGTATRGHKGAKSRSGYSKKVGFEGGQMPLQRRVPKFGFTNINRKEHQGINLDTIQQLVDDNKIKDTLDLETIVSLGLAGKNELVKILGRGELKAKLNVTAHKFTATAKAAIEAAGGEAATL
- the rpmD gene encoding 50S ribosomal protein L30; protein product: MAKIKVTKVKSAINRTKRQKLTLLALGLKKVGQTIEHEDTPNILGMIRKVNHLVSVEETK
- the rpsE gene encoding 30S ribosomal protein S5, producing MYQKYKSAELVKPSGLDLKDRLVGVQRVTKVTKGGRAFGFSAIVVVGDEAGVVGHGLGKSKDVASAIAKAIEDAKKNLVRIPIIKGTLPHEQKGKFGGARVNIIPAAPGTGVIAGGAVRTVLEAVGVHDVLSKSQGSSNPHNVVKATFDALLQLRSAEAIARERGISLEKVFNG
- the rplR gene encoding 50S ribosomal protein L18, whose product is MALTKNERRLRIKSRIRKVVSGTGARPRLAVYRSNKEIYAQIVDDVTGKTLVAASSRDKDISSAKGNKSEVATLVGKSVAEKAIKAGIDTISFDRGGYLYHGRVKSLAEGAREAGLKF
- the rplF gene encoding 50S ribosomal protein L6; amino-acid sequence: MSRIGNNPVAIPEGVTVEVKDNVITAKGKLGELTQPFDTVDVKVEEGNVIVSRPSDNKESKAKHGLYRSLVSNMIEGVSKGWTKELELVGVGYRASNQGNKLELALGFSHNIVMSIAPEVKVETVSDKGKNPIIKLTSHDKQLVGQVAAKIRGFRKPEPYKGKGIKFVGEILRRKAGKSA
- the rpsH gene encoding 30S ribosomal protein S8 produces the protein MYTDPIADFLTRIRNAVRANHRVVEIPASNLKKDITKILFDQGYILSYKFDDSSVQGTIKIALKYNKETKEPVIRKLQRISKPGLRKYSSSTELPRILNGLGIAIVSTSHGVMTGKQAQRENVGGEVLCYVY
- the rpsN gene encoding 30S ribosomal protein S14, whose translation is MAKESMKAREVKRAKTVAKYAEKRKALKEAGDYEALQKLPKNASPIRQHNRCKLTGRPKGYMRTFGISRVMFREMANQGLIPGVKKASW
- the rplE gene encoding 50S ribosomal protein L5 gives rise to the protein MAYSPRLKEEYKSRVIAALTEEFGYSNVMQVPKLKKIVVSRGVGAAVADKKLVDYAVDELTTITGQKAIATLSKKDVATFKLRKGMPIGAMVTLRGERMYEFLDRLVTSALPRVRDFSGIKAKGFDGRGNYNLGITEQIIFPEIDIDKINKISGMDITFVTSAETDKEAKSLLTELGLPFQKN
- the rplX gene encoding 50S ribosomal protein L24, producing MTKLKIKSGDTVKVIAGDHKGSEGKVQKVLSGKNKAIVEGVNMVKKHTKPSAQSPQGGIVEKEAPIQISNLSLLTSKGETTRVGYRMEDGKKVRFSKKSNEVI
- the rplN gene encoding 50S ribosomal protein L14; translated protein: MVQQESRIKVADNTGAKEVLVIRVLGGTKRRYASVGDKVVVSVKDATPNGNIKKKAVSTAVVVRTKKEVRRPDGSYIRFDDNACVLLNPTGEMRGTRVFGPVARELRDKQFMKIVSLAPEVL
- the rpsQ gene encoding 30S ribosomal protein S17 codes for the protein MEKRNLRKERIGVVTSNKMMKSIVVAEVKKVKHPMYGKFVLKTKKYVAHDETNDCNIGDTVKIMETRPLSKSKCWRLVEIIERAK
- the rpmC gene encoding 50S ribosomal protein L29; amino-acid sequence: MKQSEIKELSVAELQEKLSETKKSYSDLKMAHAISPLDNPIQLRSVRRDVARLATELTKRELQ
- the rplP gene encoding 50S ribosomal protein L16, whose protein sequence is MLQPKRTKFRKQQKGRMKGNAGRGHQLSNGTFGIKSLDSNFLTSRQIEAARIAATRYMKREGQLWIKIFPDKPITKKPLEVRMGKGKGAVEYWAAVVKPGRVLFEIGGVPLDVAKEALRLAAQKLPVKTKFLIARDYEA
- the rpsC gene encoding 30S ribosomal protein S3: MGQKTNPIGNRLGIIRGWESNWYGGNDYGDKLAEDDKIRKYVHARLSKASVSRVIIERTLKLVTVTITTARPGIIIGKGGQEVDKLKEELKKITGKEVQINIFEIKRPELDAFLVGTSIARQIENRISYRRAIKMAIAATMRMNAEGIKIQISGRLNGAEMARSEHYKEGRIPLSTFRADIDYALVEAHTTYGRLGVKVWIMKGEVYGKRELSPLVGLSKKQGKGGRGGRDNKNQSRRRK
- the rplV gene encoding 50S ribosomal protein L22: MGSRKKQMADAIKEGKKQVAFAKLNNCPTSPRKMRLVADLVRGERVEKALNILKFSQKEASNRLEKLLVSAIANWQAKNEDASIEEAELFVKEIRVDGGAMLKRLRPAPQGRAHRIRKRSNHVTIVVGANNNTQS